The Candidatus Neomarinimicrobiota bacterium genome contains the following window.
ACTCATCACTCATCACTCACCACTCACCACTCATCACTTTTCACTTACCACTTACCACTTACCACTTACCACTTACCCTCACCGCGCTATCACCAGTTTTTGCAAACTTTGAGTGGCTTCACTGAATTCATCACTGTCTGCCTGCAAGAACAAAATATATACGCCATTGGCCAACCGATCTCCGAAACGATCACGGCCATCCCAGGGAAAGGTGTTGAAGCCCTGACTTTGATATCCAAGAGCCTCACTGATGATCTTGCGACCTGCCAGCGTGTAAATGGCATACTCCACTTGGGCAGGGTGCGACAGGAGGTAGGTGACCTCAGTCTCATCTATCATGGGATTTGGGTAATTGAATAGATCATAGATTCGGAAATCATTTGCTGCAAAAAACTCGAGTCTGACACTGGCTTCATTTGGATTGTTCTGACTATCCCAGGCTTTCACTGATATGAGATGCTCTCCAGGGGGAATCTCTGAAAGATAAGCAGAAAGACGTCCCAGGTCGGAATGGTCAAGATCGTATTCAAAAAGTTCAGTTACATCGTAGGCATTGTCCCAATTCTCATCAACGGCCAAGCTTATTCCATGACCGGCCGCCCCGGTAAGATTGATGCCCTGATCATCACTTAACTCAATTTCCAAAGCATCATTGGCGGAAAAATGGTCCCCGTTCAGCAGGACCAGGTTTTCTGAGAGGAAGAGGATCTCTGGACCATTGTCATCCAGAGCAGTGGAATCAGTGCCGCGGAACATCAAAGTATCCAGAAAGATACTGCCATCCAGACCCGTATCGTCCCAGTACTGTACGCGCAGGATCCCTCCTTCACCTGAATATTTGATATCCTTTGGCAGGATAAAATCACCTGAAAAATCAGTACCATTCACTGAGATCAAACCTCGAAAGATCCGTTTCCCAGGAAGGATGTATGAGATATGCCCAATACTTCCGATAGAATTTTTTACATATGAACGAGTCACTGGATTAGGCGTGTCATAAACGGTTACTGCAGCTCTGGCAGTAGTAGCCAAACTGGTGTCTGTTCTGCCAGTGTAGGTAACTCTCCCCATGGCTTGCAAAATAGTGGGATTGAGGGATTCTATTTGACCTTTCCGAACAGGAGACGCCAACTTTAAGGCTGGATCACAAAATAAAATATACTTCTCATTATTCACATCAGAGGTTTCAGCAATATTTTTGGCCAACATGATCGCCTCGCCGACAGTTATTGATCTACTGGCATCATCTTCAGGAAATAAATGATTAAAAAATACAGATAATAGTGCACTGTTTGGTGTAGCATAGGTCTTTCTGGTTGTTGAAAGGATACCAACGGCACCATTGTTTTGCATCAGCATGAGTTCTTCTGGAACGCAGGATGAATTGATATCATCATATTTAGCCCAATCGCAGGTACCAGCAACCCAGAAGGGTAAACGCGAATCGGTCTTAACCAATCCCAGGTCGGAGACGGTAAAGACCTCCTCTTGAGCCCAGACATTTGGTGATCCATGTCCCAGGTAATTCACTAACAAAGTACCATTATAGAGTTTTTTAATAAAATCATCTCGCGCTTTAGGCTTTTTGATATAGGGCGAATTAGGATCCTGAACCTCAGGATACTCAGTGAGGTAAATTTTGTTGACATGGGAGCTCAAAGGAAAAATGCGCGACAAACGCTCAGTGTCATTTATGTGGATAGGCTCATTTGAATTCGGACGCATCGGGTCATCAGCCACCAGGGTTATGGTGTTACGCCAGATCCCTGGTTCAGGATTCAACTCATAATCAATGATCTTATCGATCATGATCTCCAATTGGTCAGGGGTCTGAGCCGGTAGACGACCGATAGCAAAATCAGGTAATGCATCCCAGATACCTGAGGCAATATATGTATATCTATCATCCGTGGGATAAGAACTTATATCAGACAAACCATCTTTTTGATAGGTGGGGATCATCATTTTGCTCTGACCGGTAATGTTGCGATAATCATAGTCCGTATCGCCTAGAAGCAGGACATATTTCAACTGCGGTTTATCCCAAAATAAATAGACTTGGTGGAGAAAATGTTTAATTGCTGCAGGATCCTGAGTACCGGCTGAGAATTCATTGTAGATGGTTTCAAGAGGAACGACCATCACCTCAAGACGTTCATCAACCGACACGAGTTCCTCACGTAATTCTCTTATCCGTTCCGCCTGATCCATGAATATTTCGGGGGTGATGATAATATAGTCAACTTGTTGCTCTGCTTGCCGTAACTGCCCACTACCCAGATCCATGGTTTCACTTAAAATCACATCAATTACCTGATCCGAAGTAAACCCGATCACTTCACGTTTACCATTTGCAGTGGATGTAAATTGATCATTCTCTATTTGCCACTCGGTAACAGCTGAGGGATCCGTAATATCCCAAAGGTGGAAATCAG
Protein-coding sequences here:
- the porU gene encoding type IX secretion system sortase PorU codes for the protein MNKYLILILLSTSLMGMDITILEKSNTSITIKVNISEPLLTSYEFGNRSLFLPRWSNASVGYDSSSQNIIPRFSIPILLPPTGDLPNIQVLDTQLRADNRLSNLKILPDGLAETHGFLPMHPDQLMELTTTEDFKMYKTGRVMIFPYALNGQRLVEMTFRLDFPAGVPPGKVRSPELLQAYVNTSMAQNWAQAPQAKLGRTASALPQGRWYQIPINSMGIQRIKVASFVGAVPNSDPRTWQVFAPYFEGKSLPFRLSLDPTPDNLKSITTSGEGLADGVFSGEDALLFFAQALNGDFKGNNFTHLYGRQRYYWLCIPDNGSFTTNELTLESASLLSPTQTIVNYEKRLYHESELHNQLHSGQTWVGEKLTGSTDQFTISFHEDYLDMSAEIKFNARLVLDYDSGNFRDTVRVTLNGLSFNVTQNTSWGQKHITINGTAVGMLQEGNNSLGLNYTSSSNSSIIYLDSLRLAYHRQLAPSADYLFGTVTLPGSVNRLVFADLPTDFHLWDITDPSAVTEWQIENDQFTSTANGKREVIGFTSDQVIDVILSETMDLGSGQLRQAEQQVDYIIITPEIFMDQAERIRELREELVSVDERLEVMVVPLETIYNEFSAGTQDPAAIKHFLHQVYLFWDKPQLKYVLLLGDTDYDYRNITGQSKMMIPTYQKDGLSDISSYPTDDRYTYIASGIWDALPDFAIGRLPAQTPDQLEIMIDKIIDYELNPEPGIWRNTITLVADDPMRPNSNEPIHINDTERLSRIFPLSSHVNKIYLTEYPEVQDPNSPYIKKPKARDDFIKKLYNGTLLVNYLGHGSPNVWAQEEVFTVSDLGLVKTDSRLPFWVAGTCDWAKYDDINSSCVPEELMLMQNNGAVGILSTTRKTYATPNSALLSVFFNHLFPEDDASRSITVGEAIMLAKNIAETSDVNNEKYILFCDPALKLASPVRKGQIESLNPTILQAMGRVTYTGRTDTSLATTARAAVTVYDTPNPVTRSYVKNSIGSIGHISYILPGKRIFRGLISVNGTDFSGDFILPKDIKYSGEGGILRVQYWDDTGLDGSIFLDTLMFRGTDSTALDDNGPEILFLSENLVLLNGDHFSANDALEIELSDDQGINLTGAAGHGISLAVDENWDNAYDVTELFEYDLDHSDLGRLSAYLSEIPPGEHLISVKAWDSQNNPNEASVRLEFFAANDFRIYDLFNYPNPMIDETEVTYLLSHPAQVEYAIYTLAGRKIISEALGYQSQGFNTFPWDGRDRFGDRLANGVYILFLQADSDEFSEATQSLQKLVIAR